The following proteins are co-located in the Halorubrum aethiopicum genome:
- a CDS encoding lamin tail domain-containing protein, with product MSRRRLLSLLAVVTLVVLAGCATIPSDGGQQGPTIETNGDIGSENNETIPDGESTVTTPEGNLTVHMLNVGQGSSTLIIGPTGETILIDSGDWRDDGADVIDYLEARGITRIDHLVTSHADADHIGGHAGVIDHFETDGDGVGAVYDPGIAAGSATYESYLDAIEEHDVTLYQTQAGDSIAIEDVEAQVLAPPDDYLANDDRNENSLVIHLQFGSSSFLLPGDGETESEEYLVETYGSELNSTVLAVGHHGSQSSTSDVFLDTVSPRVALISSAYDSQYGHPHEEVLSRLDQRSIPTYWTGTHGHVRLTSNGSAVTVATQQDAPSRASALRDGEPVSDDADGGFTDRLVVPATGSAAPSTPDDSTSEDDTSDSAESTEDTNTTLAIVEIHADADGNDNENLNDEYVVLENTGETTLDLSGWTVADSADHTYTVPDGFKLGAGERVTIHSGSGTDTETDLYWGRSTAVWNNGGDTVIVTDASGTVVIEESY from the coding sequence ATGTCTCGGAGACGACTTCTCTCACTCTTGGCGGTCGTCACTCTCGTCGTACTCGCAGGCTGTGCGACAATCCCCAGTGACGGTGGTCAGCAGGGGCCAACGATCGAAACGAACGGCGACATCGGAAGCGAGAACAACGAGACGATCCCGGACGGTGAAAGCACCGTCACGACACCCGAAGGAAACCTCACGGTCCACATGCTGAACGTCGGGCAAGGCTCAAGCACGCTTATCATCGGGCCGACCGGCGAGACGATACTGATCGACTCGGGTGATTGGCGGGACGACGGCGCAGACGTGATCGACTATCTCGAAGCGCGGGGAATCACGCGGATCGATCACCTGGTGACCTCTCACGCCGACGCTGATCACATCGGGGGACACGCCGGAGTCATCGACCATTTTGAAACGGACGGCGACGGCGTCGGAGCGGTCTACGATCCCGGAATTGCCGCCGGCTCGGCCACTTACGAGTCGTATCTCGATGCGATTGAGGAGCATGACGTGACGCTGTATCAGACGCAGGCGGGCGATTCGATCGCTATCGAAGACGTCGAGGCACAAGTTCTCGCGCCACCCGACGACTACCTCGCGAACGACGATCGCAACGAGAATAGCCTCGTCATCCACCTCCAGTTCGGATCCTCCAGTTTCCTGCTTCCCGGTGACGGCGAGACCGAGAGCGAGGAATACCTCGTTGAAACGTATGGGAGTGAGCTCAATTCGACCGTGCTCGCGGTCGGACATCACGGGAGTCAATCCAGCACGAGTGACGTGTTCCTCGATACCGTCTCGCCACGAGTCGCGCTCATATCGAGTGCGTACGACTCCCAGTACGGCCACCCGCACGAGGAAGTGCTTTCCCGACTCGATCAGCGGTCGATCCCGACGTACTGGACGGGGACGCATGGACACGTTCGACTGACGAGCAACGGCTCGGCCGTCACCGTCGCGACACAGCAGGACGCACCCAGTAGAGCGTCGGCGCTTCGAGATGGCGAGCCGGTTTCAGACGACGCTGACGGCGGCTTCACAGACCGGTTGGTCGTCCCGGCGACCGGATCGGCTGCGCCCTCGACGCCCGACGACTCCACCTCCGAAGACGACACGTCGGATTCAGCCGAATCCACGGAGGACACGAATACGACGCTCGCGATCGTCGAGATTCACGCCGACGCCGACGGAAACGATAACGAGAATCTCAACGACGAGTACGTCGTGCTCGAAAACACGGGCGAGACGACGCTCGATCTCTCGGGGTGGACGGTCGCGGATAGTGCCGATCACACCTATACGGTTCCGGATGGCTTCAAGCTCGGTGCTGGTGAGCGCGTGACCATCCATTCGGGAAGCGGCACCGACACCGAGACCGACCTGTACTGGGGACGGTCGACAGCCGTGTGGAATAACGGCGGGGACACAGTTATCGTCACGGATGCGTCAGGAACAGTCGTGATCGAGGAGTCGTACTAA
- a CDS encoding DUF7351 domain-containing protein — MAEDNSARDIFRLLSDQTRLEILRAVAIAQHEFGDVGSGAAELAFSEIYEYVEVENTSKLSYHLGELTGTYLRKTDDGYSLTHAGERIVRFILSGNYEQPDSFGPKPVDGICIFCGEEALEASLSHQFFSIECSVCEQPVTGHPITPAQVKTHDDDALIQSVKRQSADVSKQIRSGMCPECGAQLSTDIIEVSENSLPVADSFLVTSTCEECLREYNSPLTYSVVYHPASIAFHWDRGFDVTTRGIWEFNEYLYDGHWTSEQITTDPDEYEVVLRHEDDAIRLVLDATATVIRSERVRRNTGKN, encoded by the coding sequence ATGGCAGAGGATAATTCGGCGAGGGATATCTTCCGACTGTTATCCGATCAGACTCGCCTTGAGATCCTTCGCGCTGTTGCTATTGCCCAACATGAATTCGGAGATGTCGGATCCGGAGCTGCTGAACTTGCGTTTTCTGAAATTTATGAGTATGTAGAGGTAGAAAACACGTCGAAGCTATCGTACCATTTAGGAGAGCTTACTGGGACGTACCTGCGAAAAACCGACGACGGGTACTCGCTTACACACGCTGGTGAACGCATCGTTCGATTCATTTTATCGGGAAATTATGAACAGCCGGATTCATTCGGTCCGAAACCAGTCGATGGAATATGTATCTTCTGTGGGGAAGAGGCACTTGAGGCATCACTCTCCCACCAGTTTTTCAGTATCGAGTGTTCGGTGTGTGAACAACCAGTTACAGGACACCCGATAACCCCTGCTCAGGTTAAGACCCATGACGATGACGCGCTGATCCAAAGCGTCAAGCGACAAAGTGCGGATGTTTCCAAGCAAATTCGAAGCGGAATGTGTCCGGAATGTGGGGCGCAGCTCTCTACGGATATAATCGAGGTGTCAGAGAATTCGCTACCCGTCGCTGACTCGTTCTTGGTAACAAGTACTTGTGAGGAGTGTCTGCGGGAGTACAATAGTCCACTAACCTACAGCGTTGTCTACCATCCAGCATCGATAGCGTTTCACTGGGATCGCGGGTTCGATGTGACCACACGAGGAATCTGGGAGTTCAACGAATACCTCTATGATGGGCACTGGACTTCCGAACAAATCACGACGGATCCCGATGAGTACGAGGTTGTGCTGCGTCACGAAGACGACGCAATTCGATTGGTTCTTGATGCGACTGCGACAGTGATCCGGTCTGAGCGCGTGCGACGAAATACGGGCAAAAATTAG
- a CDS encoding helix-turn-helix domain-containing protein, with product MRLVAEFEIYCDALPLVEVAATVPEATLILELQFNHGERPLFLVTITNGSDQAVTNALSDAYDVGEWTLVGEAGDTRRYQVMPALSFEEQLGGHIDDLAGLEALATADAIIERIEVLPDGWRQTGWFADREAFNKFSTFWQQNADFRLFRLTRNRESKPPGDGLTNHQQEALRTAYEMGHFDIPRRASLEDVATELDISASSLSERLRRAETQLIEETVATTWPPLPD from the coding sequence ATGAGGCTTGTCGCTGAATTCGAGATCTACTGCGACGCGCTTCCGCTCGTTGAGGTAGCAGCGACAGTACCCGAGGCGACGCTGATCCTCGAACTACAGTTTAACCATGGGGAACGCCCCCTGTTTCTAGTCACCATAACAAACGGTTCTGACCAAGCGGTTACAAACGCGCTTTCTGACGCCTACGATGTCGGTGAATGGACGCTTGTCGGAGAGGCCGGTGACACGCGTCGCTACCAAGTAATGCCAGCACTCAGCTTCGAAGAACAACTCGGCGGTCACATAGACGATCTCGCGGGTCTTGAGGCGCTCGCTACGGCGGATGCAATCATCGAGCGGATCGAGGTATTACCGGACGGCTGGCGACAGACCGGATGGTTCGCCGACCGAGAAGCGTTCAATAAATTCTCGACGTTCTGGCAACAGAACGCCGATTTCAGATTGTTTCGTCTCACCCGTAATCGGGAGTCTAAACCACCTGGAGATGGGCTAACCAATCATCAGCAGGAGGCGCTTCGGACGGCGTACGAAATGGGTCATTTCGACATCCCGCGGCGGGCATCACTGGAAGACGTCGCTACGGAATTGGATATCTCTGCGTCATCGCTCTCTGAGCGGTTGCGTCGCGCGGAGACGCAGCTCATCGAAGAGACGGTAGCGACAACGTGGCCGCCCCTCCCCGATTGA
- a CDS encoding serine hydrolase domain-containing protein, whose protein sequence is MIDDRTTRRSVLTALGGLGFSGTGTMVGRTSAATDSRGNDLQRSDPSVHPDELEAFVDDVLAERIGTTTPGAVVAVVSGDTPLLTKGYGVADVDSGEQVRADETMFRVGSVGKLVTYTAVMKGVERGVLDLDVDVNTYLDDSEVAVPDTYEAPVTLRHLGTHTAGFESTLDPGIISDPAALDSLEKVLTDQQPSRIRPPGELVGYSNYGAALAGHVVAESHDTAFEEFLQSEIFGPLGMSFSSFAQPISNSHPGELAAPHVRGDGSFIVADDVYINMRPAGSLSSTATDMATFMRAHLGGGAIGDQRVLDPETIDTMHSRHHLRHPAVTNWRYGFHEYGSSDANLIAHSGATVNFTSYMLLAPDQNVGIFVAFNSNPSEGPKAVVDEIVTELDLQHAPSTPIPTSRPGSQKRAETVAGEYSLTYLPQSGPLQVVDLLEHLTVEPAANGHLQTTTLEGDARQWVETEPYVYEEVGGHDVLAFEVTDGEVDLLKMSSEPTGVYQPIPFHERQLVTGGVLGTVLSGFGLSLAGWGGRSTWRQLKQYRTDNGSGVEGSE, encoded by the coding sequence ATGATAGACGATAGAACGACGCGTCGATCGGTTCTGACCGCTCTCGGTGGTCTTGGATTCAGTGGTACTGGAACCATGGTCGGCCGTACAAGCGCCGCGACAGACTCCAGAGGCAACGACCTACAGCGAAGTGACCCCTCTGTACATCCCGACGAACTCGAAGCATTCGTCGACGACGTGTTGGCCGAACGGATCGGGACGACGACTCCCGGAGCTGTTGTAGCCGTCGTTAGCGGTGACACACCCCTCCTGACCAAAGGATATGGCGTTGCTGATGTCGATTCCGGTGAGCAAGTTCGAGCCGATGAAACAATGTTCCGAGTCGGATCTGTCGGGAAGCTCGTAACGTACACTGCCGTCATGAAGGGAGTCGAACGAGGTGTACTTGATCTCGATGTTGACGTAAACACATATCTCGACGACTCCGAAGTTGCGGTTCCAGACACGTATGAGGCCCCCGTGACACTCAGACATCTCGGAACACACACCGCAGGATTTGAATCCACGCTCGATCCCGGCATTATCTCCGATCCGGCCGCTCTTGATTCACTGGAGAAGGTTCTCACCGATCAACAACCCTCACGTATCCGGCCACCCGGTGAACTCGTTGGATACTCCAACTACGGTGCGGCTCTCGCGGGTCACGTTGTTGCTGAGTCGCATGACACCGCGTTTGAGGAGTTCCTCCAATCAGAGATATTCGGTCCACTGGGGATGTCCTTCAGTTCGTTCGCTCAGCCGATTTCGAATTCCCACCCAGGCGAACTCGCCGCACCGCACGTCCGTGGTGATGGGTCGTTCATAGTAGCCGACGACGTGTACATCAATATGCGTCCGGCGGGCTCGTTGAGTTCGACAGCAACGGATATGGCGACATTCATGAGGGCGCACCTAGGTGGCGGTGCGATCGGTGACCAGCGAGTGCTCGATCCGGAGACTATAGACACGATGCACAGTCGCCACCACCTGCGTCACCCAGCAGTCACCAACTGGCGGTATGGCTTCCATGAATACGGGAGCTCAGACGCGAATCTCATCGCTCACTCAGGTGCGACAGTCAACTTCACGAGTTACATGCTGCTCGCTCCCGATCAGAATGTCGGGATCTTCGTCGCTTTCAACAGTAATCCGAGTGAGGGTCCGAAAGCGGTCGTTGATGAGATCGTTACCGAGTTGGATCTCCAGCACGCACCGAGTACCCCGATACCGACTTCGAGACCGGGCAGTCAGAAGCGCGCCGAAACCGTTGCTGGCGAGTACAGCCTCACGTATCTCCCGCAGAGTGGACCACTCCAGGTCGTCGATCTGCTCGAACACCTGACTGTTGAGCCCGCAGCTAACGGCCACCTACAGACAACGACTCTCGAAGGAGACGCTCGACAGTGGGTCGAGACGGAACCGTACGTGTACGAGGAAGTTGGCGGTCACGATGTCCTTGCCTTCGAGGTCACAGATGGCGAGGTCGACTTACTGAAAATGAGCAGCGAACCTACTGGTGTCTACCAGCCCATACCGTTTCACGAACGCCAACTCGTCACCGGTGGTGTTCTCGGGACTGTACTATCGGGATTTGGTCTTTCGCTCGCCGGATGGGGCGGACGCAGTACTTGGCGGCAGTTGAAGCAGTATCGGACCGACAACGGATCCGGTGTGGAGGGCTCCGAATGA
- a CDS encoding Eco57I restriction-modification methylase domain-containing protein, whose product MSQATLGSGPYRNSNLFSGYYLDERVDDLDDWESDDEAEAVFEDLRELWELEGDLVSSYGEDELLDQWISKVLGSLGFDTISEGTLPDGGGYVDRLLYESSEARRGAAERKLQHDQEGMFSRASALLEAKQWGHDFEKRFSEERSYRDASHQVKYYLERTPGDLQWGILTDGRKWRLYGTKDYETQTYYEVDLPELLESGDLQQFKYFYCFFRPEAFVEVAGTSFLETVWSESETAAQELGEDLQDNVFTALRVLGKGFVESNDLNIDPEDETEREELKEQSLVLLYRLMFVLYAESRGLIDPEAPSANVEYHENFSLEEVRGDIIDAVEGGDVESGAAFHEEYSEFSTTIWNRLSRLFELIDEGEEALDIPPYNGGLFDHDDHEFLAENEVSDPAIAEVIFRLSTTQNEAGEYVPADYADLDTRHLGSIYEGLLEHEFRIAPEEGMAAVAEDGGQVWKPASEVSVADAVETVESGGLYVVNDEGERKATGAYYTPDYVVTYIVEETVDPLVDEIHADLEADGLSRSDGEYFRRFYDRVTDLTILDPAMGSGHFLTKATGYLTEQVMEVVREQEIQSYDEQDIRREISKEAIYGVDLNGMAVELAKLSMWLETLAADQPLAFLDHHLKAGNSLVGSDITEVLSEDGPDGDDGQITLTQAFARVRQDTLEHVMELMADLLAYDNETLEDVKSMEELYDEIREDPLYTRLFELANVHTAEEFGVDVPEGSYEQMAGAIDDEDDWAEVRGEDWFTAAQATAEEQDFFHWELEFPEVFFNAEGKMKTEAGFDAVVGNPPYLLLQGTKQQEIMRSFYPQIFTGTNDILHFFIKRASEVVSDNRSIGYVTSRYWLESEHSDSLRDYVADSMPPAKILDFGNLQIWPEVSILCVVSIFHTSDRTDTEVFIDSEEQYDGTEQFLSDISNGSKEPLKMPTKHLGASPWNLRALSAGELWESMREDTVALKEVSEITQGIKSGNNEAFTVTQETIDEYSLEVADLLPLSRAKDIRPYDIKSDRYVIYADNEFDPGEYPNIISYLESHKSDLENRTEAERGKYPWWRLQRPHERRLIEASEKVLVPHYAKINRFAYTNDGTVGMTDTFLIVPNGEYNIKSLTAILNSSLLNLYMRVFGKQKRAGYLSYAGNRLESIPIPDINQDSFQFDQGLFDYFSEKLVDIHSIESKSVLDSEMVLLSKASEKRTQITNQRTRLNTSVLDYLSTDVEIQLSEVGLYQPTQGTHDTILSKTASERASLRVGSADVARKSPNTVLIEATARYKPDEEDAHETDQWGYTETEYLPAFRITDLTETEADLIEHFVPVAVDEAGGFANFRETATKTNSLIDRLKAIELPDIDDVAGDLENYLRTKERAEELDEKIEKTDELIDEIVYELYGLTDEEIEIVEEAVKE is encoded by the coding sequence ATGAGCCAAGCCACACTCGGCAGTGGCCCCTATCGAAACTCCAACCTCTTTTCCGGGTACTACCTCGACGAGCGCGTCGACGACCTCGACGACTGGGAGTCCGACGACGAGGCCGAAGCCGTGTTCGAGGATCTTCGCGAGTTGTGGGAACTGGAGGGCGATCTCGTCAGCTCCTACGGCGAGGACGAATTGCTTGACCAGTGGATAAGCAAGGTCCTCGGTTCTCTCGGTTTTGACACGATCTCCGAGGGAACGCTTCCCGATGGTGGCGGGTACGTCGACCGACTCCTCTACGAGTCCAGTGAAGCGAGACGCGGTGCGGCAGAGCGGAAGCTCCAGCACGATCAAGAGGGGATGTTCTCACGGGCGTCCGCACTGCTCGAAGCTAAACAGTGGGGGCACGATTTCGAGAAGCGATTCAGCGAGGAACGCTCCTACCGCGACGCCTCCCATCAGGTGAAGTACTACCTCGAACGGACGCCGGGCGATCTCCAGTGGGGGATCCTCACCGACGGGCGAAAGTGGCGGCTCTACGGCACCAAAGACTACGAGACGCAGACCTACTACGAGGTCGACTTGCCAGAGCTATTGGAATCCGGCGACCTCCAGCAGTTCAAGTACTTCTACTGTTTCTTCCGGCCGGAGGCGTTCGTCGAGGTGGCTGGCACGTCCTTCCTCGAAACCGTATGGTCGGAGTCCGAGACCGCCGCACAGGAACTCGGTGAGGATCTCCAAGACAACGTGTTCACCGCGCTGCGGGTGCTCGGCAAGGGATTCGTCGAGAGCAACGACCTCAACATCGATCCCGAAGACGAGACCGAGCGCGAGGAACTGAAAGAGCAGTCGCTCGTGCTGCTCTACCGGCTGATGTTCGTCCTGTACGCGGAATCGCGCGGGCTCATCGATCCCGAAGCCCCGAGCGCGAACGTAGAGTACCACGAGAATTTCAGCCTCGAAGAGGTCCGAGGCGACATTATCGACGCGGTCGAGGGCGGTGATGTCGAGTCGGGGGCGGCGTTCCACGAGGAGTACAGTGAGTTCTCGACGACGATTTGGAACCGGCTCTCGCGGCTGTTCGAGTTGATCGACGAGGGAGAGGAGGCGCTCGACATCCCGCCGTACAACGGGGGGCTGTTCGATCACGATGACCACGAGTTCCTGGCCGAGAACGAGGTGTCGGACCCGGCGATCGCGGAGGTGATCTTCCGGCTATCAACGACGCAGAATGAGGCAGGGGAGTACGTTCCGGCGGACTACGCCGACCTCGACACGCGGCACCTCGGGTCAATCTATGAGGGCCTGCTCGAACACGAGTTCCGGATCGCCCCGGAAGAGGGCATGGCCGCGGTCGCGGAGGACGGCGGACAGGTGTGGAAGCCGGCGAGCGAGGTGTCGGTCGCGGACGCGGTCGAGACGGTCGAAAGCGGCGGGCTATATGTCGTGAACGACGAGGGCGAGCGTAAGGCCACGGGGGCGTACTACACGCCGGATTACGTGGTGACATACATCGTCGAGGAGACGGTCGATCCGCTGGTCGACGAGATCCACGCGGACCTGGAGGCAGACGGGCTCTCCCGCAGCGACGGGGAGTACTTCCGGCGTTTCTACGACCGGGTGACGGACCTAACGATCCTCGACCCGGCGATGGGGTCGGGTCACTTCCTTACGAAGGCGACGGGGTATCTCACCGAGCAGGTGATGGAGGTCGTTCGTGAACAGGAGATCCAGTCGTACGACGAGCAGGACATCCGCCGCGAAATCTCCAAAGAGGCGATCTACGGGGTCGACCTGAACGGGATGGCGGTCGAACTCGCGAAGCTGTCGATGTGGCTCGAAACACTCGCGGCTGACCAGCCACTCGCGTTCTTAGATCACCACCTGAAAGCGGGGAACTCGCTCGTCGGGAGCGACATCACGGAGGTCCTAAGCGAAGACGGCCCGGACGGTGACGACGGACAGATCACGCTGACACAGGCGTTCGCAAGGGTTCGCCAGGACACGCTCGAACACGTGATGGAGTTGATGGCGGATTTGCTGGCGTACGACAACGAGACGCTAGAGGACGTGAAATCGATGGAGGAGCTGTACGACGAGATCCGCGAGGACCCGCTGTACACGCGGCTGTTCGAACTCGCGAACGTCCACACTGCCGAGGAGTTCGGTGTCGACGTGCCCGAGGGTTCCTATGAGCAGATGGCAGGCGCGATCGACGACGAAGACGACTGGGCGGAGGTTCGTGGAGAGGATTGGTTCACGGCGGCACAGGCGACCGCCGAAGAGCAGGATTTCTTCCACTGGGAACTGGAGTTCCCCGAGGTGTTCTTCAATGCAGAGGGCAAAATGAAGACGGAAGCCGGCTTCGATGCAGTTGTCGGGAACCCACCGTATCTCCTTCTTCAAGGAACCAAGCAGCAGGAGATAATGAGATCATTTTATCCGCAAATATTCACAGGCACTAATGACATACTACACTTTTTCATTAAACGTGCCTCTGAAGTCGTTTCTGACAACAGGAGTATAGGATATGTCACCTCAAGATACTGGTTAGAATCAGAGCATAGTGACTCTCTTAGGGATTATGTTGCTGACAGTATGCCACCTGCCAAAATCCTAGACTTCGGTAATCTTCAGATTTGGCCAGAAGTTAGTATATTATGTGTCGTTTCAATCTTCCACACATCAGATCGAACTGATACGGAGGTTTTTATTGACTCTGAGGAGCAGTACGACGGTACAGAGCAGTTTCTCTCAGACATCTCAAATGGGTCAAAGGAACCGCTCAAAATGCCCACAAAACACCTCGGAGCTAGCCCGTGGAATCTTCGCGCACTGAGTGCGGGGGAACTCTGGGAGTCAATGAGAGAAGACACGGTAGCACTGAAAGAGGTTTCAGAAATCACTCAAGGAATCAAATCGGGAAATAACGAGGCATTTACTGTGACACAGGAGACGATAGATGAGTATTCTCTAGAAGTAGCCGATTTGCTTCCGTTATCACGTGCAAAGGATATCAGGCCGTATGATATTAAATCAGATAGGTACGTGATTTACGCAGATAATGAATTTGATCCTGGGGAATACCCGAATATAATATCTTATCTAGAATCGCATAAGTCGGATCTAGAGAATCGTACCGAAGCTGAACGTGGAAAATATCCTTGGTGGAGACTCCAGCGCCCACATGAACGAAGGCTAATTGAAGCATCTGAGAAGGTTTTGGTTCCTCATTATGCCAAAATAAACAGATTTGCCTATACAAATGACGGGACAGTGGGAATGACAGATACATTTCTTATTGTCCCAAATGGAGAATACAATATTAAATCCCTAACCGCAATTCTCAACAGTTCGCTTCTGAACCTGTATATGCGCGTATTTGGTAAACAAAAGCGTGCGGGCTATCTCTCTTATGCCGGGAATAGGCTTGAGTCAATTCCGATTCCTGATATCAATCAAGATTCGTTCCAGTTTGATCAAGGTCTATTTGATTACTTCTCAGAGAAATTAGTTGATATTCATTCAATCGAATCAAAGTCTGTGTTGGATTCAGAGATGGTGTTGTTATCAAAGGCGTCTGAAAAGAGAACTCAAATAACAAATCAGAGAACGAGGCTAAACACATCTGTTTTAGATTATCTATCAACTGATGTTGAGATCCAGCTTTCCGAGGTTGGATTATATCAACCGACTCAGGGGACGCATGACACCATATTGAGCAAAACAGCCTCGGAGAGAGCATCTCTTCGGGTCGGTTCAGCAGATGTGGCGAGAAAATCTCCGAACACGGTCCTGATCGAGGCCACCGCTCGCTACAAGCCCGACGAAGAGGACGCACACGAGACGGACCAGTGGGGCTACACGGAGACGGAGTACCTGCCGGCGTTCCGGATCACGGATCTCACCGAAACGGAAGCAGACCTGATCGAACACTTCGTGCCGGTCGCCGTCGACGAGGCGGGCGGGTTCGCGAACTTCCGAGAGACCGCGACGAAGACGAACTCGCTTATCGATCGGCTGAAAGCGATCGAGTTGCCCGACATCGACGACGTAGCCGGCGACCTGGAGAACTACCTCCGGACGAAGGAGCGCGCCGAGGAGCTTGACGAGAAGATCGAAAAGACGGACGAGCTGATAGACGAGATCGTCTACGAACTGTACGGGCTGACCGATGAAGAGATCGAGATCGTTGAGGAGGCCGTCAAAGAATAA
- a CDS encoding DUF3006 domain-containing protein gives MATEQFIGVVDRFEDDLAVVLLEQDGEVVDELVIDRDALPDAANHVDAVLQITRGDDGSVREMSYDAETTTERKERAQSRFDRLSKRPPKDDDA, from the coding sequence ATGGCTACGGAACAGTTCATCGGCGTCGTCGACCGCTTCGAGGACGATCTCGCCGTGGTCCTCCTCGAACAGGACGGTGAGGTCGTCGACGAACTCGTCATCGACCGAGACGCCCTCCCAGATGCGGCGAATCACGTCGATGCCGTCCTCCAGATCACACGAGGTGACGACGGGTCGGTTCGTGAGATGTCGTACGACGCAGAAACGACGACAGAGCGCAAAGAACGAGCGCAGTCGCGGTTTGACCGGCTGTCCAAGCGACCACCGAAAGACGACGACGCTTGA
- a CDS encoding alpha/beta fold hydrolase: MVTTQSADGTEVVYERHGDGQPLILLHGGMAPREYWHPVLPYFEEYGIVIPQRPGFGTCLADPAETRADEVLDREVRYVQTLADTVDGDPILFGHSYGALTAVEAATDVAIEAVLAYEPAVLPDGYRKEADLAGRMATLIDEGERQEAVKRYIEQVLHPDGIDDLDAWLAEWPVWPDCVELAEEVVRMNRAVEQYQLPGTLDVKADVLVMTGTDGPEFLRESARDVHEVLPHSRLVEFDGVSHSGPGEAPERIAAEVDVFLRN, translated from the coding sequence ATGGTGACGACCCAGTCCGCTGATGGTACTGAAGTAGTGTACGAACGACATGGCGACGGTCAACCACTGATCCTTCTCCACGGTGGAATGGCTCCCCGAGAATACTGGCATCCAGTCCTACCGTACTTCGAAGAGTACGGGATTGTGATCCCGCAGCGACCGGGATTTGGCACGTGTCTTGCGGATCCAGCAGAGACCCGCGCCGACGAGGTACTGGACCGTGAGGTGCGGTACGTCCAGACACTCGCCGATACCGTCGACGGCGATCCGATTCTGTTCGGTCACTCATACGGCGCACTGACGGCAGTCGAAGCTGCGACCGATGTAGCGATTGAAGCGGTCCTCGCGTACGAACCAGCAGTCCTCCCTGATGGCTACCGAAAAGAGGCTGATCTCGCTGGCCGGATGGCTACACTCATCGATGAAGGTGAACGCCAGGAGGCCGTGAAACGTTACATCGAGCAGGTCCTCCACCCCGACGGAATCGACGACCTCGATGCGTGGTTGGCTGAGTGGCCGGTCTGGCCGGATTGTGTCGAACTCGCCGAGGAGGTTGTCCGGATGAATCGTGCTGTCGAACAGTACCAGTTACCCGGTACGCTGGATGTCAAAGCGGACGTTCTCGTGATGACCGGAACGGATGGGCCGGAATTCCTTCGCGAGAGCGCTCGTGACGTTCATGAAGTGCTTCCGCACAGCCGTCTCGTCGAATTCGATGGTGTTAGCCACAGCGGTCCAGGTGAAGCACCGGAACGGATCGCAGCGGAAGTCGATGTATTCCTTCGCAACTAG
- a CDS encoding class I SAM-dependent methyltransferase: MESRNSHDPTDQPNQVYETTEDRNQSGERPLKSAEEIADAYASVADKLARWQWLDQFFAGSYRRRQFENTDGRVLDVACGTGKNFRYLSSASEIVGIDISEEMLSHARTELNSLDLDGTVYQMNAQQLEFPDDSFETVISSFSTCTFPDPIAALHEIERVCAPGGEILLLEHRRSDTAPLAWLQDWRAEAQYEKNGCRLNHEPVKTVKQAGLTLENVSTEFFGLITAIEAIPR; the protein is encoded by the coding sequence ATGGAGTCAAGAAATTCCCACGACCCGACAGACCAGCCCAATCAAGTATACGAAACGACAGAGGACCGAAACCAATCAGGAGAAAGACCTCTGAAATCGGCAGAGGAGATCGCCGATGCGTATGCCAGTGTAGCTGACAAACTTGCCCGGTGGCAGTGGCTCGACCAGTTCTTCGCGGGTTCATATCGTCGTCGTCAATTCGAGAACACGGACGGCCGAGTTCTTGATGTGGCCTGTGGCACTGGGAAGAACTTCCGCTATCTCTCGTCAGCAAGCGAGATCGTCGGAATCGACATTAGCGAGGAGATGCTCTCACACGCTCGAACCGAACTCAACAGCCTCGATCTGGATGGGACCGTCTACCAGATGAACGCTCAACAACTGGAGTTCCCCGATGATAGCTTTGAGACGGTCATTTCGTCGTTTTCGACGTGTACGTTCCCCGATCCAATTGCCGCATTACACGAAATCGAACGAGTCTGTGCTCCCGGTGGCGAGATCCTCCTGCTCGAACATCGACGCAGCGATACAGCACCTCTTGCTTGGCTCCAAGACTGGCGTGCCGAGGCTCAATACGAAAAGAACGGCTGTCGGCTGAATCACGAACCGGTGAAGACAGTCAAACAGGCCGGCTTAACACTCGAAAACGTATCAACCGAATTCTTCGGTCTCATCACGGCTATCGAGGCTATTCCGAGGTGA